The genomic interval GATGGGCACTGCTGGGGATCTGTGCCCAGCAGGTTGCAGGTGCAGCCTATGCCAGCCAAGACGAGCACACTGGTTAAGGAGAGCTGGAGCAGGGAGCCCCACCTCAGCCACCCCCTCCATACCCACACTCACGGTGACAGCTCTGTCGGGCAGCCTGCCCATGGAAGCCAGGCTTGCAGTGGGCACAGTGCGGCCCCTCTGTGTGGTGTAAGCAGCGCAGGCATTGCCCCGAGTGGGAGTCACAGGCATCAGGGTCCGTGGGGTCAATGTTACCACTGCATTCGCATGGTTGGCACTGGCCGCCTGGCCTTGATGGGTCCCCAAAGTGCCCAGGGGCACAAGCTTCGCACCGCAGCCCTGCCCACGGTCGGGGGAAGGCGTGAGTGCTCAGTCCAGCTGCCCCACCCTGATCCCACGCCTGCACCTTACCCACTCACCTGTGTAGCCTGCCCTGCAGTGGCACAGGATCTGCTGGGAGTACCCATCCCGATGGCAAGAAGTAGCAAAGTGCCGCCGGCTCCCGGGGCCTTCAGGGCAGGGACAGGGCCGGCACTGGCCCCCATATGGCAGCCGTGGGTCCCCGTGGAAGCCAGCAATGCACCtgcagggagaaggaggaagagctgTGTCATCCCTGAGCAGCCCGCCCACCCACCAGCTCACTCATAGCTGCTTCAGGCTCACCTTTCACAGTGCTCACCCCCTGTGTGGTCACGGCATCCCAGGCAAGCGCCTGTGTGGGGGTCACATTCGTCTGCATGCCCGTTGCAGACACACGGCCGGCAGTTAGGGAATCCCCACTGGCCACGCTGGCAGCGGTCGCAGCGAAGCCCAAATGCACCAGTTTGGCAGGGGCATTGCCCATTGGTTGCTTCACACAGGCCGCTGAGTGCCCCCTCAGGGCTGCACTGGCAGGCTGGGGGCAAGGCAGAAGCTAAGCCAGGGAGAGGGTTTGAGGGGAGTTTGGGTGAGGTCACGGTAGAAGGTCAGGGAATGGAAGAGAACTGCAAGTGACCAGGGCTGAGAGTGTGGGGTCCAAAGCAGAGttggaaaaaggaagaagcagagCCAGAGGAACGAGGGAGAACAGTAGTGGCAgcggggcagaggtgggggcgGTGTGTGGAGAGAAGAACAGGAGAGACAAAGGGGCAGGTGATACCTTGACAGCCTGTGGGGCCAAAGCCATAGTAGCCAGGGGCACAGAGGTCACAGCGACGCCCAACCACTGCAGGTTTGCACAGGCACTGACCACCATGGGGGTTGCACTCAGAGCTCAGTGAGCCCTGGGGGTCACACTGAcaggctgtggggagaggggacagggcAGGTCAAGCTGAGCCCACACACCTCCACCCCACCAGCCAAACCACAGGCACTCACGCAGGGCTCCGTTGTAGACCAGTGTGGACAGGCTGATGAGGAGCGGGGCGCAGGCCTCAGAGGGAAGGGTCTTGCTGGGCACCAGACCCTCCTCGTGGCAGCGGTAGTGTTCAAAGGTGGCACGGCGCTCCAGAGAAGCCGCATCACCCCCACTAAACATCTCCAGCACCAGGACACGGGGCAGCAGCACCAGCTTAAGAGATGAGCAAGGAAGAATAAAGTTCAGACCCAGGACCATGTTGGAACTGCCAGGACACTAAGCTTAGCACTGCCACAGACCTGCCTCTTCTGTCACAGACCCCTTCTATACAGTCACCACTACAGGACCCATCCCACAGGCCCTGCCATCTTGGTTGGTGTGGGAAGAGGGAACTATTCACCGAGTCAATGAGTAGGCTGGGTCCAGAATAGGGGGCCTCAGGCTGGGCACCTCCTCCTGTTCGCACCAGCTTGAGATGCAGCTTGTAGGAGATGCCAGGCTCAAGGCAGACAGGTCTGGGAAACACCATGTACCTGAGGTAGGTGAGGACAGGTATGGGGTCACCCAGGCTTCCCGTATCAATCATCTtgggcctccccaccccacacacagcaACCAAATCATTGGCCAAGAAAGATACTAGGGCTGGGCCAGGCCAAAAACAGCTGGACAGCCTGACGGAGAATCTCTACAGAAGATTCCCATAAATGTGCCTTCACTGGGATCATCACCTGTGCAGACAGTCTTGCTGATAACAGTCCATACAGCCTTGCAACCCCAGAGCATTTCCCTGGCACAAATGCTTGCCAATTTTCCCTCAATGCCCTTTTTACGCTTCCTCCAACCTCGACCTCCAGCCTCCAGTCACGGCTCCTCTTTACCAAGACTGCAtcacctcccctcaccccaggtCATTCCCATCAGCCTGCAAACCCATGCTAGGGTTATTTTATCCCCcctgaaaaaaatctttgctcAAGATTTGAGTCTCTCCCTGGCTGCTGCTTTGTCTTTGCTCTCCCGACCAACAAACCCCTAAAATTTTACTGTAGTCACTGCCTCCACTGTCTAGCCTCCCACTCCAGGGGAGCTTTTGCCCCCTCCAGCATGCCATAGAGTCAGCCTGTCccaaggtcaccagtgacctccaTTTAGCCAAACCCAGTGGCCACTCCTCTATTCTTATCTGCTCCAGCATCCAGCAGCATGCAGTGAGGTCAGTGTGCCTTCCTTCCTGAGAcgctcttctcttggcttctgggACCTTGTGCAGACTCCTGatttctccccatcccccagctACTCCCTCTCTACTGGGCTCTAACACTAGAGTACCCCAAAGCTTGGTTctgcccctccttcctttctctggtcATTTAATCTAGAGCCACCTCTTTAGGGACAAGTCCCAAATTTACATCTCCAACCTGAGCCCTCCAGTAATTCCAGACACAGAAGTCCAACCACCCACTGGCCTTGTCCCCCATGTCTAAGCATCTCAGAACTGCTCCTTCCTATGTCTCCATCTCAGCGAAGAACACATGCCATCCAGATGCCCAAGCCCCAAAGCCTAGAGCCACctttccactttttctccctttcctaagCCATCAGCTCTGCCACTGGAACCCTCTGGAAACTTCCTTTTCTCGCCACCTCAACTGCTACACCTGTGTCCAGCCCACTGTCACTTAGCTAACTCAATAGCTGCCAGCAGATCTCCCAGCTTCCACCTTGGCCCTTTAGGTCTATTCTCCTCTCAGAAACTAGGGGAATCTTTGCTAAACATAAGTCACAGTTGGCAAAATGTCTATAATGGGTACAGCCAGCTTCATTAtgctattctctgtttctatgtatttttatttttacatgataaaaagttaagaaaaaagtgatgaaaaaagatacatgaaacAAATACTACCCAAAATATAATTAAGCCTTAGTCAGACCAGTTACATCCCCACTCAGAGTACTCTgacaccctcccttccccccaaggGCACTACCTATCCTGACAATCAATGGGCTCCCCTTATTTCCTGCCTTGGCCTCTGGAACTTAGACCCCTGAAGGAGCAGGTCTTGTTCTGTCTACTTCCTTCCTCTGACCAGTGCCACGCCCAGCAGCAGCTGGCAAACAGTACGCAGGAGGAGGAGGCACTTGAAGGAAGGAACAGATGAATGAGCAGGGGGATCTTCCAAGTGCCCTGCAGGGAGCTTAGGGCTGACCCACAACCCCCCACAGTTGTAGGTGCTACCATTAGTGTCCTCACCTGGTGCCTGGTCGCAGAGTCCCTGGGATGTGGTCATCCTTGGGCAGCACGTGCCCACATGGGCTGTGGGCAGATACAGGCCCTGGGCGCTGCACAGTCAGTTCCATCTCTGCCCATTGCTCAGGTACCTAGAGGAATGGGGTGATGGATGAGAGGCTCCCACATCCAGAGGGTCAGCTCTGGGTTAGGTGTCACAAGGTCTGACCTGGGGCTCCAAGCGCAGTAGCAGGTCATAGTCCATGGCTCTTGGTACAGAGGCCACCAGGAACTCCAGTGCCTGGCCTTCCCGCAGCCTAACAAAGCCTGGGCCAGTCCAAGATGGAATCCCCCCAGGGGTCACCAGGCGTGCCACCACATCAGGTACCTGGGAAGCAATGAGGCTGGGGGTGTGGGCTCAGGCAAGGCACTGCCTCTTTTGCCACAGCCTGTCCCCAAACCCcagctctctagttgaggccctGCCCGAGGCAGACACCCTCCCTACACCAGGCACCACCCATAACCCTGCTTCTCCAGCCATAGTATCACCCATGCCCTGTCCTTCAACAGTGCCCCCCTACCTGCCCCCGAGCTTCCTCAGCCTCCCAAGTTAGGTGGTCAAGGAAGGGCCGGAAGTAACCAGGCTGCACCTGCTCACAGCGTCGCCCCACCATGTTCTGGCGGCAGTGGCACTGACCTGTGGCCTCGTTGCACCTGGGGAACACATGGTTACTCAAGAAGGATCCCCTTTCCCGCCCAGGATCTTTTCCCACCCCTCCCAGGGCCCCTTATACAGTACTCACTGGGGATCCAGGGCACCACCGACATCACAGTCACACGGACGGCAGCCAAGTAGGTCGTGGCTCAGGCCCCAGTGGCCAGGCTGGGGGAGAAGAGGTTGCTGAGGGCCAGAAATAGACCCCCCTCTCTGCCCAACAGGGAATCTAATGATGGCTCTCAGCCTCTACCACCCCTTGGGGAAAGCCTGGCCCCCCGACCACTGGCTCCCACGCTTGGCCTCCCAGACCTGAGGCCTCTCAACCAGGATCGGACCCAAAGCCCTCAGCGCCCACCCAGTGGGGCAGGGACACCACTCCCATCCCTATCCTCTGAGGAGAAGTGCAGAACTCCAGCCCCTCCAGTCGCACCAGGCAGCGGTTGCAGCCACGTCCAGTCACTAAACGCTTGCAGAAACAGGCTCCACTGTTGCGGTCACAAGGGGTGCCCCCTGGCACTGTGCCCCGTGTATCACACTGACATTCTGTGGAGAAGGAGACCCATCAGCACTTTGGGGAGCTGGGGCAGTGCTCGTGTCCAGTTGGGTCCAGAGTAAGAGGTCAAGGGTTAAGGTCAGCACAGGAGTTAGGACAGGAAGCACATACGCTGGCAGCCTAGAGGGTCACTGGCACTGAGCCCAAAGAAGCCATCACGGCACTGCTGGCAGCGAGAGCCCACCACATTTTCTTTGCAGCGACACTGGCCCGAGACCAGCCCCAGTGCAGGATCATCATGGGGATCACAGCGACCACCGTCTTGGGAACCCATGGGATCACAGTCACAGGCTGAGAGCACAAAGAAGTGCAGGGTTACCCTTATGCCAACTAGCCCAGCACCAGTCATCTCTCAAGCCCCCACCCTAGATTCCCAGTCTGGCTccaccctccatccccccaccccaaatccctGCAACCTGCGCAGCAGTCTGGCACTTCAGCTCATACCCCAGGATCAGCCTTCCCTCTCCCATGTCCAATTCCAGCCTTACAGCGACACACGGCTGGGTCTCGCAGGTCCTTGGTTGGGTCACGGTAGAAGAAGGGTCGGCAGAGCTCACACTGGCGCCCAGCTGTGTTGTGCTGACACCCATCACACACACCTCCACTCACGTTGCCAGATGCCAGGTATATGGCCATGTCGAAGTGGCAGCTGTAGGTATGCCCATGGCACTCACACtcttgggagaggggagggaagagcagGGCAAAGGCCACTTGAGGGACCATGTCCTGAGAGTAAGGGGCTTAGGGGCCCCCAGTGCCACCTTAGGTCCCTGCCACAGGCCAGAATTTGTGGGTGGGGGTTCAGGGACTTTAAGGCTTCAGCATCATACTGGGCCCCTAACCAGAGCAGACTGTGCAGAGGGTTGAGGGAGTCCCCAGGGGCATCAAGACCAGGATACCCTTCAGGCACAGCCTTGGTGTTAGGGGCTTAACCAACCAGCTCTAGGTTCTGCCCAGGGCACAGCCAGGCCACAGAGTCCTGGGGCTATGAGGGCCAGGGTCTCACTTACTCCTGCAGGCGTGACTGTGGCCGTCCTCAGCCGGATGCCAGGGCAGATCATGATAGAAATCCTGACACTGCTCACAGTTGAAGCCACGAGTGTTGTGTTTGCAGATGCAGGCCCCATGAACCTAGCAGGGTGGGTAGGCAAGTGGTCAGCACTGTCCAGCCatgcctgcccctgcccccagccctacTCCAGCCAGTTGAAGACCCTCACCATGCCCTCAGCATGGGCTGGTGCCCCTGGGGCGGGTGCACACTGTGAGGCGTGTCCATAGCAGAAGCAGTTGCCACGCACAACCAGCTCGTACAGGGCATAATAGTACTTCTCGCGGATCTCCCGCCGTGGGTCAAGCAGGTTGTCCCCGAGCGTGTGTAGCCGTGTCAGGTTCACCCGTAGATTGGTGATCTTTAGCAGGTCTAAGTGGGGGAAAGGGGTTGGGGGCCAGCTGTCCAGGCAGGCTCTTGCTGCCCCATGCCCACCCAGGAGCTGAAGCTGCCAAGGTCACCTTGGGAGACCTCCTGTCTACAGCTATATGAGCTAAATTGGACTTGGCACCTGCCCTAGGAAGCACCCAGAATAGCTACTGAGGCCCCAGATAGTCATCACCAGCCGGGGGCTGGGACTGCGCCAGCCTCAAAGAATGGAACACTCACTCTGGATCCATGGGCTATAGGGGTCTGGAATAGGGATTGCAGGGTCCAGCACACGATAGATGACCTGGAAGGGCATAGAGTCATTAGAGACACTGGACCTGCCTCATGCCCGTCGTGCCCCCCTTCTGCCCCAAGCCCAGATCCCAGCCCTCACCTCGCCTTCAGTGGATGGCTCAATCTCTGAATAGCGAGACTCACAGACTACGTCATCCCAGTGCCGTGGGGGAGCCAGTGGGACTCCTGGGAAGTCAGCCCCACAGTCATAGGAGAAATATCTGTACACGTGCCAGGTGCGTCCAAAGTCTGCTGAGCGCTCCACCAGCATGGCAGCAGGGCGAAACGTCTGGGTGGGGAGCATGGCTGATCAGCGGGCACTAGGACCCAAGTCCAGCCCAGGCCCATCAAGAGCCCTGCCCAGCTGGGGCCTGCCCTCAAGCAGCTCACAGACAGGTGGAGGTGACCAGGGGAAGCCAAGCAAGGATCAGGAAGGGAAGCCACCTCTAGTGGGGAGACTCAGCGGTCACGGGGCCCAGGGAGGCAGCACCTGACCCAGCCTGGGATTGAGGCAGCGTGTACAAAGGCCTGGAGGGGGCAGGCAACAGAAGGTGTGGGAGGTGAAAGAGCCTCCCATCCAGCCAGGGCACAGCATATGAGCACAGGGAGGCTGGGCTGAAGAGCTGGGACTCTGTTCAGGGGCAATGGGGAGCCAAGCAGGGTGCTTCAAGCAGGCTCCCAGACACGCGGGCACCTTGAAGGTCATAATGAGGTGCGTGAAATGGAACTCAGCCTCCAAGTCCAGCTGGATGGTGACCACGGGGACACCTGGGGCAGGAGTCGGAGGTCAGGGACTTGAGGCTACTTGGTGGACAGCCCTGCTCACCCATACCTCACCCACAGCCTCACCATTCTCTGACTGCCACCAGGCTGCCCGGCGCTGTGGTGCAAAGCTGGTAACTACATTCTGGATGCGATGGCTGTTTGGGTTGTCTCTAGCAGAGAAGGGGCGCCGGGAGTCACACAGGAAGCATTTCTTCTCGTCCTGGGTCGGGTCAGGGTCAGGATCAGCGTTAGTACCTCAGCCAGTGGGCACCACCCTGAGCCAGCCCCCCACCTCAACTCCAATCACACCTGCAGGTGACTGACGATGCAGTAGGGCTGGGGCCCATGCAAGCCACAGGTGGATGAGGCGGTCAGTCTGTCAGCACGGCCCACCAGCAGGTCCCCTGTGGCGGGGTAGCAGCTTCCCCGCGAACAGCCTGGAACATCCGGGGCCGGGGCCTGGGCCAGGGCGGTGGCCGGCACTGGGAACAGGGGGTCAGCTGGTTCTGCTGCACTCCCACCCCATAGCCCCAGAGCCAGCTACCCCAGGACCCACCATCACATCCCGCAACCCCCAGGTCTTCACCAGGCCCCTCACCACTCAGCAGCAGGCCCAGTAGAAgctgccagggcccaggctgTCCCCGCAGGTCCCTCCCTTGTTCCCTTGCGGCCCGCTCCATCCTGAAGAGGAGAGGAATCAGGATGAGGGGGGATGAGAGGTCTGGGGCCCATGCCCATCTATCCCCTCCCTTGGGGTCCCGTGTTGACTCTGCCTGTGTGGGTCCTTGGCCGATTCCCCACTCGGTCCTCTGTCTGTCCGGCGGTCCCTCCACTAGCTTGGAGTCCGGCGACTTTGAGCAAAGTTGGGAAGTATGGCAGGAAGCAAAGCACGGAGCGGATCTCGGGCAGGAGCACAACATCATGCAGAAACCCCCACCTCTCTGGAAACGACTCTCACTCTAGAAACTAGACACAGGCTGGCTCACCTGCAAATCTTTATTGTGCCCCCATGCCCAGGTCTGCACAGAGCCAGGGGAACACAGGGTTTGGGGCCCTTAGGCCACTATAGTTAGGGGACGCACCAAGCAGGGGCTATGGCATAAACAAAGAAGAGGAGTCTGATCTTTGAGACCTCAAGTGGCCCATGGAAACTAGCCTTTGTCTCCAGTGTCATTGGTGCTGTGGAAGTCACCATCAATTAGGCTTTTCAGTCCCAGGGCTCCAGCATcagtggggaggtggaagggtgcACTCAGGGTGTCAAGCTCCCCTATTCAGGGATGTGGGATGGACAGCCTGGCCGGAAGGACAGGACAACATACGGGTAGCGGGGGAGATGGAGAAAGGCCATCTCCTGCCCAGGGTCTCCGCTTCCCCCAATCACTACAACAAGTAGGCATGAGAAGAGCTCAGTTTCCCACTATGAAAATGAGTGCTGGTCACTGACAACAGACCAGAGCAGTAGCAAGCAAATCCAGATCTTATGGCTCTTCATCCACTCCAGGCCTTCTGGCCCACCGAGAGCTTCCGAGCCCGGGCTTGGAATGCGCGctgcccagagcccatgccccACCCAGGCCCCTGGGACTGCGGTAGGGACCACGGATTCTGGGGGTCTGTAGGGCCCTGTCGGGGTGGCTTTGAGCTGCCACAGCTGCGCCCACTGTCTGGGGTCAGGTGGAGAGTACCCCAGAGGTGTAGGCCCAGGGGAGAAAGCTGGGGTTCTTCAGGGGAATCATTAGGCTTCACAGGGAGAGTCTGGGCAGGGGGGCAGTCAATCTGCTGGACTTGAAGGGTTGCTGGGAGTCGCACCAGTTATGTGGAGGAGGGGTCTCCAGATACCCGGGGATCATGTAGTCAATCTGAGGGGCTCAGGGATATTAGAGGGGGCTCAGAATTGGAGCTCACTCAGAGATAAGGATCTAtcaggatctcaggggcacttgATGGTCTCAGGAAGTTTTACTTGATGCCCTCCCCCCGATACCCACCGCCTCCCAGTTTCTCAAGGTCAGAGGGCCACTGGAAAACAACATGGTGTCACATAGAGATCGCTCAGGATCAGCAGGCACTCAGTGGTGCCTCTGGTCTCTCAAGGTCAGGAGATTCCTGGGTCACTCTGGGGTCACTCTGAGTCACCCAGGTAGTCCCAGAGTCCCTCTTACTGGCATCCACAGACAGCAGTCAGCAGGTGGTGTACACAATGGCCCACAGCTGCATGTGATCAAGCAGCTCTGCTGCCTGCTGCTCCAGGGCCCACAGGGTGGTCACTTTCTTGCCCAGTGCCTGCGCATTCTGAGCCAGGTGGCGCTCCAACCCTGGGGATCAGGGTCATCTGAGCCAGGCTCTGACTTCTGGTCCTAATCTCTGACCCTGACTCTGACCCCAGCCCTAAATAAGCTCTAACCCTAATTAACGTTTGACCTCCTGTTCTAGACTTTAACCCCAGCCTGAGCCCTATATGAATCTGGACCTGACCCCTATATGAATCTGGACCTGATGCCTATATGAATCTGGACCTGACGCCTATATGAATCTGGACCTGACCTGCACCCTTCCCTGACCCTCCCACACCATCCCAATAACTCTGACCCTCCCTTCTGACCCTGACCACCCCCCATACCCACCCCACCATGGCCCAGCCACG from Delphinus delphis chromosome 10, mDelDel1.2, whole genome shotgun sequence carries:
- the LAMB2 gene encoding laminin subunit beta-2 isoform X1, with amino-acid sequence MERAAREQGRDLRGQPGPWQLLLGLLLSVPATALAQAPAPDVPGCSRGSCYPATGDLLVGRADRLTASSTCGLHGPQPYCIVSHLQDEKKCFLCDSRRPFSARDNPNSHRIQNVVTSFAPQRRAAWWQSENGVPVVTIQLDLEAEFHFTHLIMTFKTFRPAAMLVERSADFGRTWHVYRYFSYDCGADFPGVPLAPPRHWDDVVCESRYSEIEPSTEGEVIYRVLDPAIPIPDPYSPWIQNLLKITNLRVNLTRLHTLGDNLLDPRREIREKYYYALYELVVRGNCFCYGHASQCAPAPGAPAHAEGMVHGACICKHNTRGFNCEQCQDFYHDLPWHPAEDGHSHACRKCECHGHTYSCHFDMAIYLASGNVSGGVCDGCQHNTAGRQCELCRPFFYRDPTKDLRDPAVCRSCDCDPMGSQDGGRCDPHDDPALGLVSGQCRCKENVVGSRCQQCRDGFFGLSASDPLGCQQCQCDTRGTVPGGTPCDRNSGACFCKRLVTGRGCNRCLPGHWGLSHDLLGCRPCDCDVGGALDPQCNEATGQCHCRQNMVGRRCEQVQPGYFRPFLDHLTWEAEEARGQVPDVVARLVTPGGIPSWTGPGFVRLREGQALEFLVASVPRAMDYDLLLRLEPQVPEQWAEMELTVQRPGPVSAHSPCGHVLPKDDHIPGTLRPGTRYMVFPRPVCLEPGISYKLHLKLVRTGGGAQPEAPYSGPSLLIDSLVLLPRVLVLEMFSGGDAASLERRATFEHYRCHEEGLVPSKTLPSEACAPLLISLSTLVYNGALPCQCDPQGSLSSECNPHGGQCLCKPAVVGRRCDLCAPGYYGFGPTGCQACQCSPEGALSGLCEATNGQCPCQTGAFGLRCDRCQRGQWGFPNCRPCVCNGHADECDPHTGACLGCRDHTGGEHCERCIAGFHGDPRLPYGGQCRPCPCPEGPGSRRHFATSCHRDGYSQQILCHCRAGYTGLRCEACAPGHFGDPSRPGGQCQPCECSGNIDPTDPDACDSHSGQCLRCLHHTEGPHCAHCKPGFHGQAARQSCHRCTCNLLGTDPQQCPSTDRCNCDPSSGQCPCLPNVQGPSCDRCAPNFWNLTSGHGCQPCACHPSRARGPTCNEFTGQCHCHAGFGGRTCSECQELHWGDPGLQCRACDCDPRGIDTPQCHRSTGHCSCRLGMSGVRCDQCARGFSGVFPACHPCHACFGDWDRVVQDLAARTRRLEQWAQELQQTGVLGAFESSFWHMQEKLGTVQGIVGARNASAASTAQLVEATEELRRKIGEATEHLTQLEAELTDVQDKNFNANHALSSLERDGLALNLTLRQLDQHLDLLKHSNFLGAYDSIRHAHSLSAEAERRANMSALTVPSPVSNSAATRHRTEVLMGARKKDFNRKHMANQQALGELSARTHALSLTGINELVCGSPGDAPCATSPCGGAGCRDEDGQPRCGGLSCSGAAAMADLALGRARHTQAELQRALAEGGGILSQVAETRRQAGEAQQRAQAALDKANASRGQVEQANQELRELIQSVKDFLSQEGADPDSIEMVATRVLELSIPASPEQIRHLAGEIAERVRSLADVDTILARTVGDVHRAEQLLKDAQRARSRAEGEKQKAETVQAALEEAQRAQGAAQGAIQGAVVDTQDTEQTLHQVQERMAGTEKALSSAGERAQQLDGLLEALKLKRAGNSLAASSAEETAGSAQGRAREAEQLLKGPLGDQYQTVRALAERKAQGVLAAQARAEQLRDEARGLLQAAQDKLQRLQELEGTYEENERALEGKAAQLDGLEARMRSVLQAINLQVQIYNTCQ
- the LAMB2 gene encoding laminin subunit beta-2 isoform X2, with product MERAAREQGRDLRGQPGPWQLLLGLLLSVPATALAQAPAPDVPGCSRGSCYPATGDLLVGRADRLTASSTCGLHGPQPYCIVSHLQDEKKCFLCDSRRPFSARDNPNSHRIQNVVTSFAPQRRAAWWQSENGVPVVTIQLDLEAEFHFTHLIMTFKTFRPAAMLVERSADFGRTWHVYRYFSYDCGADFPGVPLAPPRHWDDVVCESRYSEIEPSTEGEVIYRVLDPAIPIPDPYSPWIQNLLKITNLRVNLTRLHTLGDNLLDPRREIREKYYYALYELVVRGNCFCYGHASQCAPAPGAPAHAEGMVHGACICKHNTRGFNCEQCQDFYHDLPWHPAEDGHSHACRKCECHGHTYSCHFDMAIYLASGNVSGGVCDGCQHNTAGRQCELCRPFFYRDPTKDLRDPAVCRSCDCDPMGSQDGGRCDPHDDPALGLVSGQCRCKENVVGSRCQQCRDGFFGLSASDPLGCQQCQCDTRGTVPGGTPCDRNSGACFCKRLVTGRGCNRCLPGHWGLSHDLLGCRPCDCDVGGALDPQCNEATGQCHCRQNMVGRRCEQVQPGYFRPFLDHLTWEAEEARGQVPDVVARLVTPGGIPSWTGPGFVRLREGQALEFLVASVPRAMDYDLLLRLEPQVPEQWAEMELTVQRPGPVSAHSPCGHVLPKDDHIPGTLRPGTRYMVFPRPVCLEPGISYKLHLKLVRTGGGAQPEAPYSGPSLLIDSLVLLPRVLVLEMFSGGDAASLERRATFEHYRCHEEGLVPSKTLPSEACAPLLISLSTLVYNGALPCQCDPQGSLSSECNPHGGQCLCKPAVVGRRCDLCAPGYYGFGPTGCQACQCSPEGALSGLCEATNGQCPCQTGAFGLRCDRCQRGQWGFPNCRPCVCNGHADECDPHTGACLGCRDHTGGEHCERCIAGFHGDPRLPYGGQCRPCPCPEGPGSRRHFATSCHRDGYSQQILCHCRAGYTGCTCNLLGTDPQQCPSTDRCNCDPSSGQCPCLPNVQGPSCDRCAPNFWNLTSGHGCQPCACHPSRARGPTCNEFTGQCHCHAGFGGRTCSECQELHWGDPGLQCRACDCDPRGIDTPQCHRSTGHCSCRLGMSGVRCDQCARGFSGVFPACHPCHACFGDWDRVVQDLAARTRRLEQWAQELQQTGVLGAFESSFWHMQEKLGTVQGIVGARNASAASTAQLVEATEELRRKIGEATEHLTQLEAELTDVQDKNFNANHALSSLERDGLALNLTLRQLDQHLDLLKHSNFLGAYDSIRHAHSLSAEAERRANMSALTVPSPVSNSAATRHRTEVLMGARKKDFNRKHMANQQALGELSARTHALSLTGINELVCGSPGDAPCATSPCGGAGCRDEDGQPRCGGLSCSGAAAMADLALGRARHTQAELQRALAEGGGILSQVAETRRQAGEAQQRAQAALDKANASRGQVEQANQELRELIQSVKDFLSQEGADPDSIEMVATRVLELSIPASPEQIRHLAGEIAERVRSLADVDTILARTVGDVHRAEQLLKDAQRARSRAEGEKQKAETVQAALEEAQRAQGAAQGAIQGAVVDTQDTEQTLHQVQERMAGTEKALSSAGERAQQLDGLLEALKLKRAGNSLAASSAEETAGSAQGRAREAEQLLKGPLGDQYQTVRALAERKAQGVLAAQARAEQLRDEARGLLQAAQDKLQRLQELEGTYEENERALEGKAAQLDGLEARMRSVLQAINLQVQIYNTCQ